The genomic window TAATTTCTAGCTGTTCCGCAACCTTCAAACTCCTTTCTTTCCCACTCCCATACACAACCTGTAACTTCCCTTTCTTCTCCTCCTCCTCTCTGCGTCCTCCGCGTCTTGGCGGTTCGTCTCTCCTCTCCCCTCTTCGCCTAGCCGAAGTCCCCTCCTCACTCGTATCCTCAGCCACCACCTCATATAAAATCGCCTGCTTATTCTCAATATTTCCCTTCCGTAAAATCCTCCCCAACCGCTGAGTATACTCCCTAGCCGAACCAGTTCCCGATAAAATAATCGCCACAGAAGCCGCCGGCACATCAACACCTTCATTCAACACATGAGAAGCAACCAAAGTATTATATTTACCCTCTCGAAACTTTGTTAATATCTCATGCCGTTCCTTCACAGGAGTTTGATGAGTAATTGCCGGAATTAGCAACTCTTGAGAAATGCGGTAAACCGTCGCATTATCAGCAGTGAAAATCAAAATTCTTGCGGGATAATGTTCCGCCAATAAATTAACCAGAATTCGCAATTTACCATCAGTACCCAAAGCGATATCTTTCGCTTCCCGGTGCGCTAACATAGCTCTCCGTCCAGATTGCGATCTAGCACTCATTTGCACGAACATTTGCCAACCTTGAAGACTCCCCAAAGAAATCCGAGATTGCTTTAAAAAGTCGTTGCGCGTTTGAATTAACTGGTTGTATCTTTCCCGCTCAAGTTGCGATAACTTTACCTTAATTTGGACAATTTCATGTTCTGCTAACGCCTTTCCCGCCAAATCTTCAGCGCGTTTGCGATATACTTCTTCACCAATGAGGATATTTAAGTCAGCGTGTTTACCATCGGTGCGTTCTGGTGTAGCAGAAAGTCCTAGTCGATAGGGTGCGATCGCATATTCAGCAATCACCCGATTAAAATCTGTCGGTAGATGATGACATTCATCAAAAACAATCAACGCATATTGATTCCCCAACGTTTCGGCGTGAATTGCAGCACTGTCGTAAGTTGCAACTAGAATAGCTGTTCTATCCCGCGAACCACCTCCCAGCAATCCCACCTCAGCATCGGGGAAAGCC from Nostoc sp. UHCC 0926 includes these protein-coding regions:
- a CDS encoding DEAD/DEAH box helicase family protein, which encodes MARTPTLNFDRGTLILHPPPRGKGWMDYATWDDRVQKFRIPAIRYRSLVEALQAEDVNFIDEAKKFYPVDLVPSLEMEPYPHQTEALAAWKLAGRQGVVVLPTAAGKTYLAQMAMQSTPRTTLIVVPTLDLMHQWYAHLVAAFPDAEVGLLGGGSRDRTAILVATYDSAAIHAETLGNQYALIVFDECHHLPTDFNRVIAEYAIAPYRLGLSATPERTDGKHADLNILIGEEVYRKRAEDLAGKALAEHEIVQIKVKLSQLERERYNQLIQTRNDFLKQSRISLGSLQGWQMFVQMSARSQSGRRAMLAHREAKDIALGTDGKLRILVNLLAEHYPARILIFTADNATVYRISQELLIPAITHQTPVKERHEILTKFREGKYNTLVASHVLNEGVDVPAASVAIILSGTGSAREYTQRLGRILRKGNIENKQAILYEVVAEDTSEEGTSARRRGERRDEPPRRGGRREEEEKKGKLQVVYGSGKERSLKVAEQLEINYSTGSSKSKNQNSADVTDRVTDASPKRGGDHSEETED